In Pedobacter sp. WC2423, the following are encoded in one genomic region:
- a CDS encoding LytR/AlgR family response regulator transcription factor — protein MNIVIIEDEIKTAKALAKMILSLQPSAQITATIQSVKTAVAYFSAQVSPDLIFMDVQLADGNCFEIFKRTEVRAPVIFCTAFDEYALDAFKANGIDYILKPFSADSLQSAFEKVTLLQNFFQVNEHASVQMNKLLDPVGKTGFLVFKNNKYSTIQTQDIACFYIRDEITTLVTAAGEEYGISQSLEELYKVLNPKQFFRINRQYLINYSAVKEVEHYFARKLMVKLNISTSGQLIIGKDKATLFLNWLDNR, from the coding sequence ATGAATATCGTCATCATAGAAGATGAGATCAAAACTGCTAAAGCATTAGCAAAAATGATTCTCTCCCTCCAGCCCTCTGCTCAAATTACGGCAACCATCCAAAGTGTCAAAACAGCAGTGGCCTATTTTTCAGCACAGGTTAGTCCTGACCTTATCTTCATGGATGTTCAATTAGCCGATGGTAACTGTTTTGAGATTTTTAAACGAACAGAAGTGCGTGCTCCGGTTATATTTTGCACGGCTTTCGATGAGTATGCACTGGATGCTTTTAAGGCAAATGGTATTGATTACATTTTAAAACCTTTCTCAGCAGACAGTCTGCAAAGCGCATTTGAAAAAGTGACCTTGCTTCAGAACTTTTTTCAGGTCAATGAACATGCTTCAGTTCAAATGAACAAGCTACTGGATCCGGTGGGTAAAACGGGTTTTTTGGTTTTTAAAAATAATAAATACAGCACAATACAAACCCAAGATATTGCCTGCTTTTATATCCGTGATGAAATCACAACCCTGGTCACAGCTGCCGGTGAAGAATATGGAATTTCACAATCACTGGAAGAACTTTATAAAGTGCTGAATCCAAAGCAATTCTTTCGTATTAATCGTCAATATTTGATTAATTATAGTGCTGTCAAAGAAGTAGAGCACTATTTTGCCCGTAAATTAATGGTTAAACTGAATATTTCCACTTCCGGGCAGCTGATTATAGGTAAAGATAAAGCCACGTTATTCTTAAACTGGCTGGATAACCGGTAG
- a CDS encoding sensor histidine kinase, whose amino-acid sequence MGILASIPKILQLHVTLLELAADASIAFLFSLATWYFNIYGLPKFSSIQVTNRFFNLRLFYSIFFGLVLMLILVGIHQLLFPKYHFQSMILMYQFRGILINLTIYMFLYFLYQTYRNHQIELELERVKADHLNAQYESLKQQVNPHFLFNSLNTLKSMVEIEDKHSAEFILNLSDFYRFTLEKRKQDVIPLAEELSILHSYMFLLSARFEEGINFDDQLPESYSTSLIPPFTLQLLVENCIKHNVVSLEQPLTISLYIKQDMLCVQNNLQLKMNPDPSLKMGLENINQRYQHLTNQTIAIEENSGSFTVKLPLI is encoded by the coding sequence ATGGGCATACTTGCCTCTATACCAAAAATCCTGCAACTTCACGTAACCCTTTTAGAATTAGCTGCAGATGCTTCTATTGCTTTTTTATTCTCTCTTGCTACCTGGTATTTCAACATTTACGGATTACCTAAATTTTCCAGTATCCAGGTCACCAACAGGTTTTTTAACCTGAGGCTCTTTTACAGTATCTTCTTTGGACTCGTATTGATGCTGATATTGGTTGGCATTCATCAGCTGTTATTCCCAAAGTATCATTTTCAAAGTATGATTTTAATGTATCAGTTCCGGGGGATACTCATTAACCTGACAATATATATGTTCTTATATTTCTTATATCAAACATATAGAAATCATCAAATCGAACTGGAACTGGAACGTGTTAAAGCTGATCACCTGAATGCACAATACGAGTCACTGAAACAGCAGGTTAATCCGCATTTTCTCTTTAACAGCCTGAATACATTAAAATCAATGGTGGAGATTGAAGACAAGCATAGTGCTGAATTTATTCTGAACCTCTCAGATTTTTACAGATTTACACTCGAGAAACGAAAACAGGATGTTATCCCTTTAGCAGAAGAATTAAGCATTTTGCATTCGTATATGTTTTTACTGAGTGCCCGGTTTGAGGAAGGGATTAATTTTGATGATCAGCTGCCTGAAAGCTATTCAACGTCTCTGATACCACCATTTACTTTACAGCTACTGGTAGAAAATTGTATCAAACATAATGTAGTTTCACTCGAACAGCCTTTGACTATTTCCTTGTACATCAAACAAGATATGCTTTGTGTTCAGAACAACTTGCAGTTAAAAATGAACCCTGATCCCTCTTTAAAAATGGGACTGGAAAATATAAACCAGCGTTACCAGCATTTGACAAATCAAACTATAGCCATAGAAGAAAATTCCGGATCATTTACTGTTAAACTTCCATTGATATGA
- a CDS encoding cytochrome P460 family protein — MNKPFYKRNTVSVAAILLLCSGLLQLYRPDLKKQPVSADFNGPENVKAILKTACYDCHSNEPELKWFDHLQPAYSIALADIEAGKAGLNFSEWGNMAPGDQKAKLFEILNQITTGSMPLKSYQVLHRSANLNPAQIAIVKNYVAGMIKDHPADTALVNAAHKQFNNWNAQNLKADKLPETLTGVPYQPDYKNWQVVSTTDRIDNNTMRVIFGNPIAIKAIAEHHINPWPEGTIFAKVAWDKLQDADGNVKTGAFKQVEYMIKDSGKYKRTKGWGWARFKTMKLLPYGKNIGYATECVNCHRPVSNNDFVFTLPVKH, encoded by the coding sequence ATGAATAAACCTTTTTATAAAAGAAATACAGTAAGTGTGGCAGCCATCCTGCTGCTCTGTTCTGGTTTGCTGCAGCTTTACCGGCCTGACTTAAAAAAACAGCCTGTAAGCGCAGATTTTAACGGGCCTGAAAATGTAAAGGCCATTTTAAAAACTGCCTGTTATGACTGTCATTCCAATGAACCTGAACTGAAGTGGTTTGACCATCTTCAACCAGCTTACAGTATTGCACTTGCGGATATTGAAGCAGGTAAAGCGGGCCTTAACTTTTCTGAATGGGGCAACATGGCACCAGGTGATCAGAAGGCTAAGCTATTTGAAATCCTTAACCAGATTACTACCGGAAGCATGCCATTGAAAAGCTACCAGGTGCTGCACCGCTCAGCTAACCTGAATCCAGCTCAGATAGCCATTGTCAAAAACTATGTGGCAGGTATGATTAAAGACCATCCGGCAGACACTGCCCTGGTCAATGCAGCCCATAAACAATTCAACAATTGGAATGCGCAAAACCTTAAAGCGGATAAATTACCAGAAACCTTAACAGGCGTTCCCTATCAGCCCGACTATAAAAACTGGCAGGTGGTGAGCACAACAGACCGCATTGACAACAATACTATGCGGGTGATCTTTGGAAATCCCATTGCAATCAAAGCAATCGCCGAGCATCATATTAATCCATGGCCAGAAGGGACTATTTTCGCTAAAGTTGCCTGGGATAAACTACAGGATGCCGATGGAAATGTCAAAACCGGAGCATTCAAGCAAGTAGAATATATGATTAAAGACAGCGGGAAATATAAGCGCACAAAAGGCTGGGGCTGGGCAAGATTTAAAACCATGAAACTGCTTCCTTATGGTAAAAACATAGGCTACGCAACAGAATGTGTGAATTGCCACCGTCCTGTATCCAATAATGATTTTGTATTCACCCTTCCAGTTAAACATTAA
- the treZ gene encoding malto-oligosyltrehalose trehalohydrolase — MDILKRGIGVNFNAHNEAVVKVWAPDATQVSVATGTLLLELKPDLAGYWALCTALIQPGDVYWFIIDKEQRLADPASLAQPDGVHGGSQAINTAYNWSDSSWENIPLHDYIFYEIHTAAFSHEGTFKGIINHLDHLIALGITAIELMPVASFPGKRNWGYDGVFPFSVQESYGGAAGLQELVDICHQKGLAVVLDVVYNHVGPEGNYLSTFGPYFTDKYKTPWGNAINFDDKGSDGVRNYFIENVLMWFRDFHIDALRLDAVHAIKDFGALHILEEIRCHTSLLLEKTGRKHYLIAECDLNDPRYITAISENGLGMDAQWADEFHHALRVTASEPARGYYEDFSGIQQLAKSYKDAYVYTGMYSVVREKTFGRKAFGKTNDQFVVFSQNHDQIGNRMLGERTSKLFSFEMCKLMAGAVLFSPFLPLLFMGEEWGETNPFLYFVDHSDPELIQQVRKGRAEEFAAMFDQGKAPDPQDEATFNQSRLNWGRIGEHQHACIFRYYQQLIALRKKYFSFTSHEAPQVSVLEANNSLLLERKCADPTQLIWCVLNFSAEKLVLDIPGHIHILKELVNSSSSVWLGPGEPSTTGLNRQISVSSESFIAYSAKYV; from the coding sequence ATGGATATATTAAAAAGAGGCATCGGTGTAAATTTTAATGCGCATAATGAGGCAGTAGTTAAAGTTTGGGCACCTGACGCAACTCAGGTTTCCGTGGCTACCGGAACATTGCTGCTGGAGCTTAAACCTGACCTGGCTGGATACTGGGCGCTCTGCACAGCACTGATCCAGCCTGGCGATGTATACTGGTTTATAATAGATAAAGAACAACGTTTGGCCGATCCTGCATCTTTAGCACAGCCTGATGGCGTACATGGTGGTTCTCAGGCTATAAATACGGCATATAACTGGTCAGACTCTTCCTGGGAAAACATCCCTTTACACGACTATATTTTTTATGAAATACATACTGCTGCTTTTAGTCATGAGGGTACTTTCAAAGGAATAATAAACCACCTGGATCACTTAATAGCACTGGGAATTACAGCCATTGAGCTGATGCCTGTTGCTTCATTTCCTGGAAAGCGGAATTGGGGATATGATGGTGTTTTTCCTTTTTCAGTACAGGAATCTTACGGAGGAGCAGCCGGTTTGCAGGAATTGGTCGATATATGTCACCAGAAAGGGCTTGCTGTTGTTTTAGACGTGGTTTATAACCATGTAGGCCCCGAAGGAAATTATCTAAGTACTTTTGGCCCGTATTTTACGGATAAATATAAGACACCCTGGGGCAACGCCATTAATTTTGATGACAAAGGAAGTGATGGTGTCAGGAATTACTTTATAGAAAATGTACTGATGTGGTTTCGTGATTTTCACATTGATGCCTTAAGACTTGATGCAGTTCATGCTATTAAAGATTTTGGTGCGCTGCATATTCTGGAAGAAATCAGGTGCCATACGAGTTTATTGCTGGAAAAGACGGGCCGCAAACATTACCTGATTGCTGAATGTGATTTGAATGATCCCCGGTATATTACTGCGATCAGTGAGAATGGACTTGGAATGGATGCGCAGTGGGCAGATGAATTTCATCATGCGTTACGGGTAACTGCCAGTGAACCTGCCAGAGGATATTACGAAGACTTTTCTGGTATACAACAGCTTGCCAAGTCTTATAAGGACGCTTATGTTTATACAGGGATGTACTCGGTGGTGCGTGAAAAAACATTTGGACGCAAAGCATTCGGGAAGACTAATGACCAGTTTGTTGTCTTTTCACAGAACCATGATCAGATTGGCAACAGGATGCTGGGGGAACGTACCAGTAAACTGTTCAGTTTTGAAATGTGCAAGCTAATGGCTGGTGCTGTACTGTTTTCTCCCTTTTTACCTTTATTATTTATGGGGGAAGAATGGGGAGAGACGAACCCATTCCTTTATTTCGTTGACCATTCAGATCCGGAGTTAATACAGCAGGTGAGGAAGGGGAGAGCGGAAGAATTTGCAGCGATGTTTGATCAGGGAAAAGCACCTGATCCGCAAGATGAAGCTACTTTTAATCAATCCCGGTTAAATTGGGGAAGGATCGGAGAGCATCAGCATGCCTGTATTTTCCGTTATTATCAGCAGTTGATCGCGCTGCGTAAAAAGTACTTCAGCTTTACTTCGCATGAGGCTCCGCAAGTCAGTGTGCTGGAGGCAAATAATTCTTTGCTGCTGGAAAGAAAATGTGCTGATCCCACACAGCTTATCTGGTGTGTACTTAATTTTTCAGCTGAAAAACTGGTGCTGGATATTCCCGGTCATATCCATATTTTAAAAGAGCTGGTTAACTCTTCATCCTCAGTATGGCTTGGCCCCGGCGAGCCTTCCACAACTGGTCTTAACCGTCAAATTAGTGTATCCTCAGAATCTTTTATAGCTTATTCCGCTAAATATGTTTAA
- the treY gene encoding malto-oligosyltrehalose synthase, which yields MFNPISTYRIQFHAGFTLNDFRKMIPYLHQLGVKTIYASPIFTAVPGSMHGYDGLNPIQINPEIGSLAELKLIAKELAALKMGWIQDIVPNHMAYDPRNPWLMDVLKKGEKSKYRNHFDIISPDLAQEPLMAPFLGTDLEEEIASEKLSIAEQKGEWFLKYNESYWPLRAGTNLNGSIREIAEQQFYRLCCYQESNVRMNYRRFFTVNSLICLNMQLRATFDDFHVLIQELVAQKVFQGLRIDHIDGLFDPMQYLENLRALCGEDVYIVAEKILEPGEVLPAAWPIQGTTGYDYLGLANQLFTNQQSEKKFNKFYENLTDDHQSVEEQILEKKRKILSTAMQGELENLYQLLLNIIPEGSERMTIGDFGVFKHIISELLIQCPVYRFYGNAYPLPPQEIEAMEKVFAALEKDKELLKPVQLIKKALLYEHISFYQRLMQFSGPLMAKGVEDTLMYTYNRHIGNNEVGDSPAVFGLKVSDFHAAILNRGENWPLTMNCTSTHDTKRGEDARARLSILTDLKEEWLQQVKDWNVLNATEGAAPDENDAYFIYQTLVATYDEREDREVYQNRLLEYIEKALREAKENSGWENPNMDYEAATRAFIKKILDTKREFWTIFSDFFRRLAHLGMVKSLSSLILKHGVPGIPDTYQGTELWDFSMVDPDNRRAVDYTLRRQYMDDFLKKSFSIKLLWQESSAGEIKLLILQKLLKFRAEYAELFRDGLYIPLKVTGIHAADFIAFARRYKTDWAIFVVPVNVAALLDDQKNLHFELGDTQVVLPAGAPAAYLDLIENQSCKVEHNVLVLRDVFKSVPFGVLHQKIEHQERGAGILMHITSLPSAFGIGDIGPEAINFMDFLASSGQKYWQILPLNPVLETQAYSPYASSSVMAANPLLISPELLIKDGFLEPGEVKAKHRKVKRKVNFASAVQEKKLLLSSAYQRFKQKTEGKDQAFSDFSFDEAYWLDDYAMHEVLKTLNADKHWYEWPIELKGRELSALSKVKEQYEEAINEVKWYQFIFFRQWNELKAYAVNLNIKLIGDLPFYAALDSCDVWANQELFEIGSSGEMRAIAGVPPDYFNADGQLWGMPVYNWKAMKKSNYDWWVKRIRRNIDLYDLIRLDHFRAFSSYWEVPAGSSSARFGNWKQGPGSQVFDILAANFGNIPFIAEDLGEIDTEVVALRDHYHLPGMKVLQFAFGEDSPASVHAPHNFTAANCLVYTGTHDNNTTRNWYEKDIDQDDRARIDSYTGLKVSKRNISRVLIRLAYASTANVVIVPIQDILNKGAKARMNVPASIKKNWVWRVKSKELNDAVRVYLHDLVKLYGRS from the coding sequence ATGTTTAATCCGATCTCTACTTACCGCATTCAATTTCATGCGGGTTTTACTTTGAATGATTTTCGCAAAATGATCCCTTATTTACATCAATTAGGTGTAAAGACGATTTATGCTTCCCCAATTTTTACTGCTGTTCCCGGCAGCATGCATGGTTATGATGGTTTAAATCCAATACAGATTAATCCGGAGATCGGTTCGCTGGCTGAACTTAAATTGATCGCTAAAGAACTTGCTGCTTTAAAAATGGGCTGGATACAAGATATAGTACCCAACCATATGGCTTATGACCCCCGGAATCCGTGGCTAATGGATGTGTTAAAGAAAGGGGAAAAATCAAAATACAGGAATCATTTTGATATTATCTCACCGGATTTAGCACAAGAACCATTAATGGCCCCTTTCCTGGGCACTGATCTGGAGGAAGAGATTGCCAGTGAAAAGCTTTCAATCGCAGAGCAAAAGGGAGAATGGTTTTTAAAATATAACGAGAGTTACTGGCCATTGAGAGCTGGTACTAACCTGAATGGTTCAATCCGGGAAATTGCTGAACAGCAGTTTTACCGGTTGTGCTGTTATCAGGAAAGCAATGTACGGATGAACTACCGCCGTTTTTTTACGGTAAATAGTTTGATTTGTCTCAATATGCAGTTGAGGGCTACTTTTGACGATTTCCATGTTTTGATTCAGGAACTTGTAGCGCAAAAGGTATTTCAGGGATTGAGAATAGACCATATTGACGGGCTTTTTGATCCCATGCAATACCTGGAAAACTTAAGAGCGCTTTGTGGTGAAGATGTTTATATCGTTGCGGAGAAAATTTTAGAGCCCGGGGAAGTCCTGCCTGCAGCATGGCCCATACAAGGAACGACAGGGTACGATTATCTTGGACTAGCCAATCAGCTGTTTACCAATCAGCAATCAGAGAAGAAGTTTAATAAATTTTATGAAAACCTGACTGATGATCATCAGTCTGTTGAAGAACAGATCCTTGAAAAAAAACGCAAAATTCTAAGTACTGCGATGCAGGGAGAGCTTGAAAATCTCTACCAGCTTTTGCTGAATATTATACCAGAGGGATCAGAACGAATGACAATCGGAGATTTTGGGGTATTTAAGCATATCATCTCTGAGCTTTTAATTCAATGTCCTGTTTACAGGTTTTATGGAAATGCTTATCCACTGCCTCCACAGGAAATAGAGGCTATGGAAAAGGTGTTTGCAGCATTGGAAAAAGATAAGGAACTATTAAAGCCGGTTCAACTCATAAAAAAAGCACTGCTTTACGAGCATATATCTTTTTATCAGAGGTTAATGCAGTTCTCCGGACCGTTAATGGCTAAAGGGGTGGAAGACACTTTAATGTATACTTACAACAGGCATATTGGAAATAATGAAGTTGGAGATTCTCCGGCGGTTTTCGGGCTAAAGGTGTCAGATTTTCATGCAGCTATTTTAAACAGGGGCGAAAACTGGCCACTGACTATGAATTGCACGTCCACGCACGATACCAAACGTGGGGAAGATGCAAGAGCAAGGCTAAGCATCCTTACTGACCTTAAAGAAGAATGGCTGCAGCAAGTAAAAGATTGGAACGTGTTAAATGCAACGGAAGGCGCGGCCCCTGATGAAAATGATGCCTATTTTATTTATCAGACTTTAGTAGCTACCTATGATGAACGCGAAGATCGTGAAGTCTATCAGAACAGATTGCTTGAGTATATTGAAAAAGCCTTGCGGGAGGCTAAAGAAAATTCTGGATGGGAGAATCCGAACATGGATTACGAGGCTGCAACCCGTGCATTTATAAAAAAAATATTAGATACTAAACGTGAATTCTGGACTATCTTCAGCGATTTTTTCCGAAGGCTGGCACACCTGGGCATGGTAAAATCACTGTCTTCTTTAATTCTTAAACATGGGGTTCCGGGTATTCCTGACACTTATCAGGGAACGGAACTTTGGGATTTTAGTATGGTAGATCCTGATAACAGAAGGGCTGTGGATTATACCTTGCGGAGGCAGTATATGGATGACTTTTTAAAGAAATCATTCAGTATCAAGTTATTGTGGCAGGAAAGTTCAGCAGGAGAAATCAAATTGCTGATTTTGCAAAAACTTTTAAAGTTCAGGGCGGAATATGCTGAATTATTCAGGGATGGGTTATATATCCCGCTAAAAGTTACGGGTATACATGCCGCTGATTTTATTGCTTTTGCACGCAGATACAAAACAGACTGGGCGATATTTGTGGTACCTGTGAATGTTGCGGCGCTTTTGGATGATCAGAAGAATCTGCATTTTGAATTAGGGGATACTCAGGTTGTTTTACCCGCAGGGGCACCTGCAGCTTACCTGGATTTAATAGAGAATCAGTCTTGTAAAGTTGAGCATAATGTGCTTGTATTGCGGGATGTTTTTAAATCAGTACCGTTTGGCGTGCTGCATCAAAAAATTGAGCATCAGGAAAGGGGAGCTGGTATCCTCATGCATATCACTTCTCTTCCTTCTGCATTTGGAATTGGTGACATTGGGCCTGAAGCTATTAATTTTATGGATTTTCTGGCTTCTTCTGGTCAAAAATACTGGCAGATATTACCTTTAAATCCTGTGCTGGAAACGCAGGCTTATTCTCCGTATGCATCCAGTTCGGTCATGGCTGCAAATCCTCTTTTAATTAGCCCGGAACTCTTAATTAAAGATGGGTTCCTGGAGCCCGGCGAGGTAAAAGCAAAGCATCGCAAAGTTAAAAGAAAAGTCAATTTTGCTTCGGCTGTTCAGGAGAAAAAGCTTTTGTTAAGCTCAGCTTATCAGCGGTTCAAACAGAAAACTGAGGGGAAAGATCAGGCATTTTCAGACTTCTCTTTCGATGAGGCTTACTGGCTGGACGATTATGCAATGCATGAGGTTTTAAAAACTTTAAATGCCGACAAGCACTGGTATGAATGGCCCATAGAATTGAAAGGCAGAGAGTTGTCTGCTTTATCGAAAGTTAAAGAACAGTATGAAGAGGCAATAAATGAGGTTAAATGGTATCAATTTATATTTTTCAGGCAGTGGAATGAATTGAAGGCTTACGCAGTTAACCTGAATATCAAGTTGATTGGCGATCTGCCGTTTTATGCTGCACTGGATTCTTGTGATGTATGGGCAAACCAGGAGCTGTTTGAAATCGGTTCTTCAGGAGAGATGAGAGCAATTGCAGGAGTTCCTCCAGATTATTTTAATGCCGATGGACAGCTTTGGGGAATGCCGGTTTACAATTGGAAAGCGATGAAAAAGTCCAATTATGACTGGTGGGTAAAAAGGATCAGAAGAAATATTGATTTATATGATTTAATCCGTTTGGATCATTTCCGTGCTTTTTCGTCTTATTGGGAAGTTCCTGCGGGTAGCAGCTCTGCCAGGTTTGGCAACTGGAAACAGGGGCCGGGAAGCCAGGTCTTTGATATATTAGCAGCAAATTTCGGGAATATTCCTTTTATTGCAGAGGATCTGGGAGAAATTGATACTGAAGTGGTAGCGCTTCGTGATCATTATCATTTGCCTGGTATGAAGGTTTTACAGTTTGCTTTTGGGGAAGATAGTCCGGCTTCTGTTCATGCACCTCATAATTTTACTGCTGCAAATTGCCTGGTTTATACGGGAACTCATGATAACAATACAACCAGAAACTGGTATGAGAAAGATATTGATCAGGATGACAGGGCAAGAATTGACAGTTATACAGGTTTAAAGGTTTCTAAAAGAAACATATCAAGGGTATTGATCAGGTTAGCTTATGCATCAACGGCTAATGTGGTCATTGTTCCTATACAGGATATTTTGAATAAAGGGGCAAAAGCAAGGATGAATGTTCCTGCATCGATTAAGAAAAATTGGGTATGGCGTGTTAAATCAAAGGAGTTAAATGATGCTGTACGTGTTTATTTACATGATTTGGTTAAACTGTATGGACGTTCGTAA